The proteins below are encoded in one region of Paenisporosarcina cavernae:
- a CDS encoding type IV pilus twitching motility protein PilT, with product MSEHLHQLLQAAYELGTSDVHLTVGMPPIMRLDGELKKFGKDSLKPEDTESMAKSILSDDMWTKFLEKGELDFSYGLPGVSRFRVNAYHQRDCVSLAFRVIPTHIPSYEELDLPEVLRSISMKPQGLVLVTGPTGSGKSTTLASMIAEMNKTMKKHIITLEDPIEYLHSHGTCMINQREVGFDTKSFATGLRSSLRQDPDVILVGEMRDLETISTAITAAETGHLVFATLHTTNAVMTIDRIIDVFPPSQQPQIRIQLASVLQAVVSQRLFPKKEGKGRIGAFEILVNVPAVKNLIRTEKIHQITSVIQSGRSLGMRTMESEISRLIDEGKVDEEVVGPYLMEKTI from the coding sequence ATGAGTGAGCATTTACATCAGTTATTACAAGCAGCGTATGAACTAGGTACTTCAGATGTCCATTTAACCGTTGGAATGCCGCCAATTATGCGACTAGACGGAGAACTGAAAAAGTTTGGCAAGGATTCGTTAAAACCGGAAGATACAGAATCGATGGCAAAGTCGATTCTTTCAGATGATATGTGGACGAAATTTTTAGAAAAAGGGGAACTAGATTTCTCGTATGGTCTACCGGGAGTCTCCAGATTTCGTGTAAATGCGTATCATCAACGGGATTGTGTTAGTTTAGCGTTTCGAGTTATTCCAACACACATTCCTAGCTACGAAGAGTTAGACCTCCCAGAAGTATTGCGCTCGATTTCGATGAAACCGCAAGGTCTTGTATTAGTAACGGGCCCAACGGGATCTGGTAAATCCACGACACTAGCTTCGATGATTGCCGAAATGAACAAAACAATGAAAAAGCATATTATTACACTCGAAGATCCTATTGAATACCTTCACAGTCATGGAACTTGTATGATCAACCAACGAGAGGTAGGCTTTGATACAAAATCATTTGCCACGGGATTACGATCTTCGTTGCGACAAGATCCTGATGTAATTTTAGTAGGTGAAATGCGTGACTTAGAAACGATTTCAACTGCCATTACCGCAGCTGAAACTGGCCATTTAGTGTTTGCAACACTCCATACAACAAATGCTGTCATGACAATTGATCGTATTATTGACGTATTTCCACCATCTCAGCAACCGCAAATTCGTATTCAATTGGCTTCTGTGTTGCAAGCGGTTGTGTCCCAACGCCTGTTCCCGAAAAAAGAAGGCAAAGGACGTATTGGCGCTTTTGAAATTTTAGTCAATGTTCCAGCAGTGAAAAACTTAATTCGTACAGAAAAAATTCATCAAATCACCTCCGTTATTCAATCCGGTCGCTCGCTTGGTATGAGGACGATGGAATCCGAAATCAGTCGTTTAATTGATGAAGGAAAAGTAGACGAAGAAGTGGTCGGACCTTACTTAATGGAGAAAACAATTTAA
- a CDS encoding GspE/PulE family protein has protein sequence MPERKRLGDLLVETNIITQEQLVETLQRKSSQERLGDALVKRGFLTDQQLIEVLEYQLGIAHVSLTMYPIDETLLSLVGKEYSIRNYALPILKRDDTLTVAMADPLDYMTIDDIELRTGFKVVPVISSKNDILDSIEKFTKTSESILYETAGEAAYDNSEEAPAIKLSNQLFSQGIALGASDIHIDPHEDQLIVRYRVDGVLKRDRVLGREAFASLVARLKIMANLNITESRLPQDGKIRLTMGNQTYDLRLSILPTINGEKVVIRILDPAKGLKTLNNLDLNKRYLQSFIQLIEQPSGLVLLTGPTGSGKTTTLYSALQHLNSEGTNIVTIEDPVEYQIEGINQVQVNPSIQLTFAAGLRAILRQDPNIIMVGEIRDEETAEIAVRSALTGHFVLSTLHTNDAISTVPRLLDMNVEPYMVISALSGVVSQRLVRKICVHCVETREPNEMEKKIFERRMIDLSTISFGKGCDKCRGTGFKGRIGIHEIFVVEDTIRSMLFNQASMQDVKKEAMKQGMIPLIDDGLLKVKAGITTLEEVLKVTNE, from the coding sequence ATGCCGGAACGAAAACGTTTAGGAGACTTACTTGTTGAAACGAATATTATTACGCAAGAACAGTTAGTTGAAACATTGCAGCGTAAATCTTCACAAGAAAGATTAGGGGATGCATTAGTTAAACGTGGGTTTCTGACAGATCAGCAGCTAATAGAAGTGCTAGAGTACCAGTTAGGAATTGCGCACGTTTCCTTGACGATGTATCCAATTGATGAAACTCTGTTGTCTCTTGTAGGAAAAGAATACAGCATTCGAAATTATGCCTTGCCGATTCTTAAAAGGGATGACACGTTAACTGTAGCAATGGCCGATCCACTGGATTATATGACAATTGACGACATCGAATTACGGACAGGCTTTAAAGTTGTCCCTGTCATTTCTTCTAAAAACGACATTTTAGACAGCATTGAAAAGTTCACGAAAACAAGTGAATCGATTTTGTACGAAACGGCTGGTGAAGCCGCGTATGACAACTCGGAAGAAGCACCTGCTATTAAATTATCGAATCAACTCTTCTCTCAGGGGATAGCTTTAGGTGCATCAGATATACATATAGACCCTCACGAAGATCAATTAATCGTTCGTTACCGAGTTGATGGCGTATTAAAACGAGATCGCGTTCTAGGGAGAGAGGCATTTGCTTCATTGGTTGCCCGACTGAAAATCATGGCGAATCTAAATATTACCGAATCACGACTGCCACAAGACGGTAAAATACGCCTAACCATGGGAAATCAAACGTACGATTTGCGCTTATCAATATTACCCACGATTAATGGTGAGAAGGTAGTTATTCGTATTTTAGATCCAGCAAAAGGATTGAAAACATTAAACAATTTAGATTTAAATAAACGCTATTTACAATCCTTTATTCAACTAATTGAACAACCATCTGGACTTGTATTACTTACCGGCCCTACAGGTTCGGGAAAAACGACCACGTTATATTCAGCATTACAACATTTAAATAGTGAAGGAACAAATATTGTCACGATAGAAGATCCTGTAGAATATCAAATTGAAGGAATTAACCAAGTCCAAGTAAATCCCTCTATACAATTGACGTTTGCAGCTGGATTGCGGGCGATACTTCGTCAAGATCCGAATATCATTATGGTTGGAGAAATTCGAGATGAAGAAACGGCTGAAATTGCAGTAAGATCTGCTTTAACTGGCCATTTTGTTTTAAGTACATTACATACAAATGATGCAATTAGTACAGTTCCGCGCTTATTAGACATGAATGTAGAACCATACATGGTGATTTCTGCGTTAAGTGGAGTTGTATCGCAACGACTCGTTCGGAAAATATGTGTTCATTGTGTCGAAACAAGGGAGCCGAATGAAATGGAGAAGAAGATTTTTGAGCGTCGAATGATTGATCTTTCCACGATTTCATTTGGAAAAGGCTGTGACAAGTGTCGTGGCACTGGCTTTAAAGGAAGAATCGGTATTCATGAAATTTTCGTTGTAGAAGATACTATTCGGTCCATGCTGTTTAATCAAGCGAGTATGCAAGATGTGAAAAAAGAAGCGATGAAACAAGGCATGATCCCGTTAATAGATGATGGTTTATTAAAAGTAAAAGCAGGCATCACGACTCTTGAAGAAGTGCTAAAAGTAACCAACGAATAA